Proteins co-encoded in one Yamadazyma tenuis chromosome 1, complete sequence genomic window:
- a CDS encoding uncharacterized protein (EggNog:ENOG503NYIV; COG:O), with protein sequence MAMTSSGVPLRDFSAQSQIRSDSRSNISNKSSSQLSSTSSSVSASPVANLPTSGTLSRAGSGSSGLRNSSVSSNSVRNTAQGEEQQTSSSSGGEARDTPPANTRRPSLGLNFLVNFTNTIRSHSQHEQAIVEPLESRAFMANSPTIANFGTYNTNNNDEPTTPVGTSADTAEDELESPSSPVAQADDNRTDHETTDMDVTMVQPREPEPATEAVGGASGEPSTDAVTTTQEEVGASAKDKDGFYSLRLTPLIDHSSSSSGLYFAPIIRRTRSSQVIRIGRYTEKNKAAAHAPQGSDAPIVFKSKVVSRTHALFQCNEDGQWFVKDCKSSSGTFLNHIRLSPASQESSLMPLIDGDIIQLGMDYRGGTEEVYRCVKMRCEFNKSWQRKVNQFNLEIHQKLKNLSLQQGQPEADDNPLSNALKSDELSECAICLLKLEPCQALFISPCSHSWHYKCIRPIIIKSYPQFYCPNCRSMCDLETDIEDEDE encoded by the coding sequence ATGGCGATGACAAGCAGTGGAGTCCCACTCCGGGATTTCTCGGCCCAATCACAGATCCGTAGCGATTCTCGCTCCAATATATCCAACAAACTGTCGTCCCAACTTAGTAGTACTTCTAGCAGCGTGTCAGCATCTCCCGTGGCCAACCTCCCTACAAGTGGAACCCTCTCCAGAGCCGGCTCGGGACTGAGTGGCCTCAGAAACAGCTCCGTTAGCAGCAACAGTGTTAGAAACACCGCTCAAGGTGAAGAACAACAGACCTCTTCGTCTAGTGGTGGTGAGGCGAGAGACACTCCACCTGCTAACACGAGGCGGCCATCACTCGGATTAAAttttttggtcaacttcaccaacacTATTCGTTCACATTCCCAGCATGAACAGGCGATAGTTGAGCCGCTCGAGTCTCGGGCGTTTATGGCCAATAGTCCCACTATCGCTAACTTTGGAACTTacaataccaacaacaacgatGAACCCACCACCCCAGTTGGAACCTCGGCCGACACTGCCGAGGACGAGTTAGAATCGCCGAGTCTGCCTGTGGCGCAAGCAGATGATAACCGTACTGACCACGAAACTACCGACATGGATGTGACAATGGTTCAGCCAAGAGAACCTGAACCTGCTACCGAAGCGGTTGGAGGGGCCAGCGGTGAACCATCAACAGATGCTGTTACCACCACACAAGAAGAGGTCGGTGCCAGTGCTAAGGACAAGGACGGATTCTACTCTTTGAGACTAACACCTCTCATTGATCATTCATCATCCAGTTCGGGACTCTATTTCGCTCCCATCATCAGAAGAACTAGGTCAAGCCAAGTCATACGAATTGGCCGATACACCGAAAAGAACAAAGCAGCAGCCCATGCTCCACAAGGATCTGATGCTCCTATTGTATTCAAATCCAAAGTGGTATCAAGAACCCACGCGTTGTTCCAATGTAACGAAGACGGTCAGTGGTTTGTTAAGGATTGTAAATCATCGTCCGGAACATTTTTGAATCACATCAGACTAAGCCCTGCATCACAAGAGTCGCTGTTGATGCCATTGATTGATGGTGATATCATCCAGCTTGGGATGGACTACAGAGGTGGTACCGAAGAAGTCTACAGATGTGTGAAGATGCGATGTGAGTTTAACAAGAGTTGGCAACGGAAGGTCAACCAGTTTAACCTTGAGATCCaccagaagttgaagaacttatCATTGCAACAAGGTCAACCAGAGGCTGATGATAACCCACTAAGTAATGCACTCAAATCCGATGAGCTCTCTGAGTGTGCAATCtgcttgttgaagttggagcCGTGTCAGGCGTTATTTATAAGTCCTTGTCTGCATTCATGGCACTACAAGTGTATCCGGCcaatcatcatcaagagTTATCCACAGTTTTATTGTCCCAATTGCCGGTCAATGTGTGACTTGGAAACCgacattgaagatgaggacGAGTAA
- the YVC1 gene encoding Calcium channel yvc1 (COG:U; EggNog:ENOG503NV46): MSTDIEASESSSPYTKTFFPNSRQVWRICSNLKHLIDKVVSVEFAESDITDAGSPILNENVIGLVYKAAGGKGNGKEGTSSYRYQSSLVFCLLKVCDWYWQQAEYELYDTNLYNLRAVAAQRLAADIIERTENDEYLFLAMLCHRYTICLNDEDSPPFNVMELAVDMHSTTIIGSAGYQRCIKWLWRGWIVQSEKDPYSYELYRETASQKIACHFKPSRVKTPLYQNILEISFSLLYLLFFTIVLNTHQVSTSKLDTCEVFFYLFTLGSIVDECIKFYHVGYYYLGFWNVFNDSMYSMVVIAVGFRFASLANKSPLKEQYDEISFRVLSLVSPLMWSRLLLYLDAQKFVGAMIVVIKTMMKESLIFFVLLIIIILGFLQGFLGLDASDGKSEATKAIFLFLIKAVIGGSSFDDVAKLVPPYASILYYAYTFVLTVILMNILIALYSTAYSNIVENATDEYFALVAQKTLRYIRAPDQELYVPPLNLIEIVLTPLSWVVPTKYMQTIHYFIQLVIYSPILTYITVDELANARRVHYNRFKGLPDDANEIDTEWDLTDGYTDTDGSEWESLQNSNAQVYESLAKQRSAEAEDPEFNIDMTKFSKDIDEVSKPVLDANRLGIKWEYYEIYNQLSELQTLVKAVLKENELLKVALVKDEPTVKKEAEEEVQSLSSKTTKASSSSAKKSSNK, from the coding sequence ATGAGTACGGATATCGAGGCTTCGGAACTGTCGAGTCCTTATACCAAAACTTTCTTCCCGAATTCCAGGCAAGTATGGAGAATTTGTAGTAACTTGAAGCATCTTATCGATAAGGTAGTATCGGTCGAGTTTGCTGAAAGCGACATCACCGATGCCGGATCTCCAATTTTGAACGAAAATGTCATTGGGTTGGTCTACAAGGCTGCTGGAGGAAAAGGAAATGGCAAGGAAGGTACATCGTCTTACAGGTACcaatcttctttggtgttttgtttgttgaaggtTTGTGATTGGTACTGGCAGCAGGCTGAGTACGAATTATATGACACTAATTTGTACAACTTAAGAGCCGTGGCTGCCCAAAGGTTGGCTGCTGATATCATTGAAAGAACTGAGAATGATGAGtacttgtttttggcaaTGTTATGTCACCGTTACACCATTTGCTTGAATGACGAGGATTCCCCTCCTTTCAATGTGATGGAATTGGCAGTTGACATGCattccaccaccatcattGGGTCAGCTGGGTATCAGAGATGCATCAAATGGTTGTGGAGAGGCTGGATTGTGCAATCTGAAAAGGATCCTTATTCTTATGAATTGTATCGGGAAACTGCTTCTCAGAAGATCGCTTGTCACTTCAAGCCTTCGAGAGTGAAGACCCCATTGTACCAGAATATTTTGGAAATCCTGTTTTCGTTGCTCTaccttctcttcttcactatTGTGTTGAACACCCATCAAGTGTCGACTTCCAAGCTCGATACTTGTGAAGTGTTTTTCTACTTGTTTACGTTGGGTTCAATTGTCGATGAGTGCATCAAATTCTATCATGTGGGGTATTACTACTTGGGATTCTGGAACGTGTTCAACGACCTGATGTATTCGATGGTGGTCATCGCAGTTGGGTTCCGGTTTGCTAGTTTGGCTAACAAGAGTCCTTTGAAGGAGCAGTATGATGAAATCTCTTTCAGAGTTTTGTCGTTGGTGTCTCCTTTGATGTGGTCGAGATTATTGTTATACTTGGATGCTCAGAAGTTTGTGGGGGCCATGATTGTGGTTATcaagacgatgatgaaggaATCGCTtattttctttgttttGTTGATCATCATTATTCTTGGGTTCTTGCAGGGATTCTTGGGGTTGGACGCTTCAGACGGTAAAAGTGAAGCCACCAAAGCAATctttttatttttgatcaaagcGGTTATTGGAGGTTCTAGTTTCGACGATGTGGCAAAGCTTGTCCCCCCATATGCATCTATCTTGTATTACGCATACACATTCGTGTTAACGGTTATTTTGATGAACATTCTTATTGCTTTATACTCCACCGCATACAGTAACATTGTGGAGAATGCCACCGATGAATACTTTGCCTTGGTAGCCCAAAAGACTTTGAGATACATTCGTGCTCCCGATCAAGAGTTGTACGTTCCTCcgttgaacttgattgaaatcGTGTTAACTCCACTTTCATGGGTTGTACCTACCAAGTACATGCAAACAATCCACTACTTTATCCAATTGGTGATCTACTCTCCAATTTTGACCTATATCACCGTCGACGAATTGGCCAATGCCAGAAGAGTTCACTACAACAGATTCAAAGGGTTACCTGACGATGCAAATGAAATAGACACTGAATGGGATTTGACTGATGGGTACACTGACACTGATGGAAGTGAATGGGaaagtcttcaaaataGCAATGCTCAAGTGTACGAATCCTTAGCTAAGCAGAGAAGTGCAGAGGCTGAGGATCCTGAGTTCAATATTGATATGACCAAATTTTCTAAGGATATCGATGAAGTGTCTAAGCCTGTTCTCGATGCTAACAGATTAGGTATCAAATGGGAGTATTATGAAATCTATAACCAATTGTCCGAATTGCAGACGTTGGTTAAAGCtgttttgaaggagaatGAATTATTGAAGGTAGCTTTGGTGAAAGACGAACCAACTGTTAAGAAAGAAgccgaagaagaagtacaGTCTTTGAGTAGCAAGACCACAAAagcttcatcttcatccgCTAAAAAGTCATCCAACAAGTAA
- a CDS encoding uncharacterized protein (EggNog:ENOG503PEQH), with protein MSNLTRKPPPVMEEVSFGDFSFDIEEYMNKSPITSRFREDNPNLQPTISNDSVDDGVSHNYNSLDPSIVTPPSPPMSSSSANVASQPPSESTKRHIHQVSMASSTSSIGGAGAFMTSPLAPEASNNQFGSVLKRKVSRVDRFKRLSRIDLSKTKSLIHGHRKVNSIQSSLNRMSISGPLEGSFSHEDHSNPRHSVISVSPGAGSRDSVFSRNSVYIPTLNTKNSSNSLTSSNIVSGSVADCNDGRISTPYWKYHVLKFGKDLYLTTNPGLKHMYCRNGPGFYVEITNDSVDGFTMTFKDAETQSDKSRPPIMVVQKKPKQDGGYFTATLTRSSTLKKNMIKYCPSNGKPNGNSRYNGLSLPQAIPEKYIPYDRISNLKSLVNRETNFMNYEVRDFTNMRWNIGSIPRVRISKMNKIKTRLNESQPEQWKFVGKRNIYFHQNYIEGGEQSLPFKTSNPQDIYLQNSENNNFPPVLSMFRPHKQNFSSRVRNLNKKLNKKKGDAPEFKSEKLNTKMVDNDISEGQLRNYYIAGDGLYYNKSPEDDLPDENKLGWLTIYEDRLLQERGMFDLVVGLTLAVGYHSNLSR; from the coding sequence ATGAGCAATTTGACGAGAAAACCTCCGCCAGTCATGGAAGAAGTGCTGTTTGGAGATTTCTCCTTTGACATTGAGGAGTATATGAATAAATCACCCATAACCTCTAGATTCAGAGAAGACAACCCCAACCTACAACCCACGATTTCTAATGATTCTGTCGATGACGGTGTTTCACATAATTACAACTCGTTGGATCCGTCCATCGTCACACCGCCAAGTCCTCCTATGTCATCTAGCAGTGCCAATGTGGCTCTGCAACCGCCTTCTGAGTCCACCAAGCGTCACATCCACCAGGTATCGATGGCCAGTTCCACCTCTAGtattggaggtgctggAGCCTTTATGACATCGCCATTGGCTCCTGAAGCCAGCAACAACCAGTTCGGGTCTGTGCTCAAACGGAAAGTGTCTCGAGTGGATAGGTTTAAACGGCTTTCCCGAATCGACTTGTCTAAGACTAAATCATTGATCCATGGTCACAGAAAGGTCAATAGCATCCAGTCGTCGTTGAACAGAATGAGTATCTCAGGTCCTCTTGAGGGTTCATTTTCACACGAAGACCACTCCAACCCCCGTCACTCGGTAATAAGCGTCTCACCAGGTGCTGGATCACGGGACTCCGTGTTCTCCCGTAATTCGGTGTACATTCCCACCTTGAACACAAAAAACTCgtccaactctttgaccAGTTCTAACATTGTTTCAGGCTCGGTGGCCGACTGTAATGATGGGAGAATTTCCACGCCGTACTGGAAGTATCACGTGTTGAAGTTCGGTAAGGATTTATACTTGACGACCAATCCTGGCTTGAAACACATGTACTGTCGGAACGGGCCAGGTTTCTATGTggaaatcaccaatgaCTCTGTGGACGGGTTCACCATGACCTTCAAGGATGCAGAAACCCAGTCTGATAAATCCCGGCCTCCTATCATGGTGGTACAGAAGAAGCCTAAACAGGACGGAGGATACTTCACCGCCACCTTGACCCGGTCGTCGACATTAAAGAAGAATATGATCAAGTACTGTCCTAGTAACGGTAAACCCAATGGTAATAGCCGGTATAACGGATTATCGCTTCCTCAAGCGATCCCTGAAAAGTACATCCCTTATGACAGAATCTCTaatttgaagagcttggtCAACAGGGAAACCAACTTTATGAACTACGAAGTAAGGGACTTCACCAATATGCGGTGGAATATCGGGTCTATTCCCCGAGTTCGGATCAGTaaaatgaacaaaatcaaaactCGCTTGAACGAGCTGCAGCCAGAACAATGGAAGTTTGTTGGGAAGAGGAACATTtacttccaccaaaactATATCGAGGGAGGTGAACAGTCATTACCGTTTAAAACCAGCAACCCCCAGGACATCTACTTGCAAAACCTGgaaaacaacaacttcccACCGGTGTTGTCGATGTTCAGACCCCACAAGCAGAATTTCTCTAGCAGAGTGAGAAACCTTAATAAGAAGCttaacaagaagaagggaGATGCTCCTGAATTCAAGTCCGAGAAGCTCAACACAAAGATGGTCGATAATGACATTTCAGAAGGACAACTCAGAAACTACTATATTGCAGGAGATGGACTCTACTACAACAAGAGTCCTGAGGATGACTTGCCCGATGAGAACAAGTTGGGATGGCTCACAATCTATGAGGACCGGCTTTTGCAAGAGCGGGGTatgtttgatttggttgtGGGACTAACTTTGGCTGTTGGGTACCATAGTAATTTGAGTAGGTAA
- a CDS encoding uncharacterized protein (COG:U; EggNog:ENOG503Q3QT), whose protein sequence is MSKVITINSTSVSNNTTYYRIDIKIPLRSLTVSRRYSEFDDLLKTLSQSLGIDSKDFPYKLPAKSSIFTKNSASTISERKQGLEDFLNALVADRELQNIPSLHEFLHLPVMFKFSPSMFKSKDSSIGNLVISDPQSIDSTRWLEFLRLFKSNVNKLMETYNEDPSINNKINIRSKIQSIVKPNMVILAQRLDELYSSGTIEEQEYQRRKLISKELTHEIEGLYDVIEGGSKPSTNVSDFSKRSLLDSRRVIGARPVETKKTIPLNNRELLQHQIQIHRTQDQELEGLRKIIARQKEIGLTINQEVEEQNEMLDSLNDQVELTTDKLRHARNKAKNIL, encoded by the coding sequence ATGTCTAAAGTTATAACCATCAATTCCACCTCggtttccaacaacaccacctACTACCGCATAGACATCAAGATCCCTCTCCGGTCCCTTACGGTTCTGAGGAGATACTCTGAGTTTGACGACCTTTTAAAGACCTTATCCCAACTGCTTGGAATAGACTCCAAGGACTTCCCATATAAACTCCCAGCCAAATCTTCCATATTTACCAAGAACAGTGCATCCACCATCTCAGAAAGGAAGCAGGGGCTTGAAGATTTTCTTAATGCGTTGGTAGCAGACAGGGAACTTCAAAACATTCCTCTGCTCCATGAGTTTCTTCACCTACCAGtcatgttcaagttttctcCATCCATGTTTAAAAGCAAGGACAGCAGCATCGGCAACTTGGTTATTTCTGATCCACAAAGTATTGATTCTACAAGATGGTTGGAGTTTTTGAGGTTATTCAAATCCAACgtgaacaagttgatggaaacaTACAATGAAGATCCcagcatcaacaataaAATAAATATAAGGAGCAAAATCCAGCTGATAGTGAAGCCCAACATGGTGATATTGGCACAAAGACTAGATGAATTGTATTCCCTGGGTACAATAGAAGAGCAAGAgtatcaaagaagaaagcttATTTCCAAGGAATTGACTCACGAGATAGAAGGCTTGTACGATGTTATCGAAGGAGGGTCGAaaccatccacaaatgtTTCTGATTTCTCGAAACGGTCCCTTTTGGATTCCAGAAGAGTTATTGGTGCTCGTCCGGTGGAaacgaagaagacaatACCTTTGAACAACCGAGAACTATTACAACATCAGATTCAAATCCACAGAACTCAGGATCAGGAACTCGAGGGGTTGCGCAAGATAATAGCCCGCCAAAAGGAAATTGGTCTTACCATCAACCAGGAAGTAGAAGAACAAAATGAAATGTTGGACCTGTTGaatgatcaagttgaactaACTACAGACAAGTTGAGACATGCGAGAAATAAGGCAAAGAATATATTGTGA
- a CDS encoding uncharacterized protein (BUSCO:EOG09261YRA; COG:S; EggNog:ENOG503NX1B) encodes MSYNSTEDGPSAEILDNNHETDHSNATSPAVSVPKQGTDGDTDHPGGSTDSLTSEELERQPLVQGQFVSPDDPIVSPLNLYWVRTVKFIIRVMWITNVVLFFILLLSDFVAIPGLNNRGRSFLEIDLVILSGLTNLLTYWCFTVPAYYERVLGYVTAGLLGVDFLVMFSVTYLRHQFGFIGNFLMLWTLATVLFNCYADYTVERAKVYQEIRYTGRPENRKTFFEAIVISFKFLIKLVLFVIIWNISLNLWLMAFDTHEKPPGKMVAVNNDQFKLHLSCYGDMTNGSQPIVLVEGGQTTSSEEFQEWIEELYDLNKLERYCFYDRPGYGFSDSAASPVSVSIIVDYLEEALKQSGVPGPFALVGFDVGGLYSRAFASKNPTITKSIMLVDSWHEDMLKLKPFPKKETYSFPELSLMTTGVGFKLWFQGIVSPLGVVTNLHWFTHPKKYSSKARIYGPDMVHQSQYIRARLQEQITASILSYNEVAGSHLQDIPLYVVSSDYMIKRSKNWGNWQRQLAKLSTDTEEWTVVEKTNHFMWESKSGKSALQEALLRMLGA; translated from the coding sequence ATGAGTTACAATTCAACAGAGGACGGGCCCCTGGCAGAGATCTTAGATAACAATCACGAAACTGATCACTCCAATGCCACCTCTCCCGCAGTATCAGTTCCCAAACAGGGAACAGATGGTGATACAGACCATCCCGGTGGGAGCACTGACTCGCTCACTTCcgaagaacttgaacggCAACCGCTTGTACAAGGCCAATTTGTATCACCAGATGACCCAATTGTTAGTCCCTTGAACCTTTACTGGGTTAGAACTGTGaaattcatcatcagagtCATGTGGATCACAAATGTcgttcttttcttcattcTACTTCTTTCTGACTTTGTTGCTATCCCTGGTTTGAACAACAGAGGACGTTCATTCCTAGAAATTGACTTGGTTATCTTGAGTGGATTGACCAACTTGCTTACGTACTGGTGCTTTACGGTGCCGGCATACTATGAGAGAGTATTGGGATATGTGACTGCTGGGCTTTTGGGAGTCgattttttggtgatgttttcGGTGACTTACTTGCGTCACCAGTTTGGGTTTATCGGAAATTTTTTGATGTTATGGACTCTTGCAACTGTCCTCTTCAACTGCTATGCCGACTATACAGTTGAGAGAGCAAAGGTTTATCAAGAGATTCGGTATACGGGTCGTCCTGAAAACAGAAAGACGTTTTTCGAGGCCATTGTCATTTCCTTCAAATTTCTTATCAAGTTGGTGCTTTTTGTCATTATATGGAATATCAGTTTGAACTTGTGGCTTATGGCATTTGATACCCACGAAAAACCGCCGGGGAAAATGGTTGCTGTGAACAATGACCAGTTCAAACTCCACCTCAGCTGCTATGGTGATATGACAAATGGGTCACAGCCCATTGTGCTCGTGGAAGGAGGACAAACAACGTCCAGTGAAGAATTCCAGGAATGGATCGAGGAATTGtatgacttgaacaaactCGAACGGTATTGCTTCTACGACCGCCCAGGGTATGGGTTCAGCGACAGTGCAGCCTCGCCAGTGTCAGTGAGCATTATAGTTGACtatcttgaagaagcacTTAAACAGAGTGGGGTACCAGGCCCATTTGCTTTGGTGGGTTTCGACGTGGGAGGACTCTACTCTCGAGCATTTGCATCTAAAAACCctaccatcaccaagtctATAATGCTTGTTGATAGCTGGCACGAAGACATGCTCAAGTTGAAACCATtcccaaagaaagaaacaTACCTGTTTCCAGAGTTATCGTTGATGACCACTGGTGTAGGGTTCAAGTTATGGTTCCAAGGAATCGTGTCTCCTTTGGGAGTAGTGACCAATTTACACTGGTTCACACATCCGAAGAAATACTCCTCAAAAGCCAGAATATACGGTCCAGATATGGTCCACCAACTGCAATATATTCGTGCTAGACTACAAGAACAGATAACTGCCCTGATTCTTTCATACAATGAGGTGGCCGGTTCTCATCTCCAAGATATCCCGTTATACGTGGTTTCCTCAGACTATATGATCAAGCGGTCGAAAAATTGGGGAAATTGGCAGAGACAGTTGGCAAAATTGTCCACTGATACTGAAGAATGGACGGTGGTAGAGAAAACCAACCACTTCATGTGGGAGTCCAAGTCCGGCAAATCTGCGCTTCAGGAAGCGTTACTTCGAATGTTAGGGGCTTAg
- the RSC8 gene encoding Chromatin structure-remodeling complex protein rsc8 (COG:B; EggNog:ENOG503NUCF): MSMSASESAGASVKPEAATPVTNGVKPEEAASTSSVDLEKARKSFQDKAQTYLAEQGRPVVVPSFAKWFDMNEIHELEKQSFPDFFPQDSSNASIYRNADAYKHSRDFMINCYRLNPMEYLTVTAVRRNLAGDVTNIIRVHQFLEKWGLINYQIDPRTKPTVVGPQYTGHFQITLDTPKGLVPFIHENLTISNSSTSEDVEMKPEAEDPQSPPSSVDSEPIDLKTIPLNLEVRPNVYNDTKDNFKDNTNQYVCSVTGKDINEVRYYNLKSKGLPNNQSSTTNNATTISEECFEQGLFPSNFQSSNFVKLTKERDSENWSEQEVLLLLEGIEMHGSYDLINNASANQINTNSNGQWIKISDHVGTKTKEQCILKFIQLPIEDTYLNKLIDKKADVKVDKEYLIQEIANKVIEANEGSSILQRNSKAKINDINSDESNLIKQVSELTLEKVSIKLANLQALENNLIKIESKLNLERKQVAIERWLQYEKILKFKQSNTNTELSALLDDLLSPVSLHEIDSTTNKKTDETDSALEAANKSADKDLPISVVNPKTYQFWSG; the protein is encoded by the coding sequence ATGTCTATGAGTGCAAGTGAAAGTGCCGGTGCCTCTGTCAAGCCGGAAGCTGCCACCCCCGTCACCAACGGCGTCAAGCCTGAGGAAGCTGCTAGCACATCTTCtgtggacttggaaaaagcCAGAAAATCGTTCCAAGACAAGGCCCAAACTTATTTGGCTGAGCAAGGAAGACCAGTGGTTGTGCCATCGTTCGCCAAATGGTTTGATATGAATGAAATTCACGAGCTTGAAAAACAACTGTTTCCAGACTTTTTCCCCCAAGATTCTTCCAATGCTTCAATTTATAGAAACGCTGATGCTTACAAACACCTGAGGGACTTCATGATCAACTGCTACAGATTGAATCCGATGGAATACTTGACCGTCACGGCGGTCAGAAGAAACTTGGCTGGAGATGTGACTAATATCATCAGAGTCCACCAATTCTTGGAAAAATGGGGTTTAATCAATTACCAGATAGATCCTAGAACCAAGCCCACTGTGGTTGGGCCCCAGTACACTGGTCATTTCCAGATCACTTTGGACACCCCGAAAGGATTGGTGCCTTTCATCCATGAAAACTTAACTATCAGTAATAGTCTGACCTCTGAAGATGTGGAAATGAAACCCGAAGCAGAAGACCCTCAATCCCCTCCCTCGTCTGTGGACTCTGAACCGATTGATCTCAAAACCATTcctttgaacttggaagtGAGACCTAATGTTTATAATGACACAAAAGATAACTTCAAAGATAACACCAACCAATACGTCTGCAGTGTGACTGGAAAGGATATCAACGAAGTTAGATATTATAACTTGAAGAGTAAAGGGCTTCCAAACAACCAAagttcaaccacaaacaatGCTACAACCATTTCCGAAGAATGTTTTGAACAGGGATTATTCCCATCCAACTTCCAGTCTTCCAACTTCGTGAAACTCACAAAGGAAAGGGACTCGGAAAACTGGAGTGAGCAGGAAGTGTTATTGTTGcttgaaggtattgaaATGCACGGTTCTTATGATCttatcaacaatgccaGTGCCAACCAAATTaacaccaactccaacggACAATGGATCAAAATCAGTGATCACGTGGGAACCAAGACCAAAGAACAGTGTATCTTAAAGTTCATACAGTTACCAATTGAGGATACatatttgaacaagttaaTTGACAAGAAAGCTGATGTCAAGGTGGACAAAGAATACTTAATACAAGAGATTGCCAATAAAGTAATTGAAGCGAATGAGGGATCTTCAATCTTGCAAAGGAACTCTAAGGCTAAGATCAATGACATTAACAGCGATGAatcaaacttgatcaaacaaGTATCAGAATTGACTTTAGAGAAGGTatccatcaagttggccaacttACAAGCTTTGGAAAATAACTTGATTAAAATCGAAAgcaagttgaacttggaaagaaaaCAAGTGGCTATTGAAAGATGGTTGCAGTATGAAAAGATTCTTAAATTCAAGCAATCCAATACTAATACCGAATTGTCAGCtttgttggatgatttgTTATCCCCCGTTAGTTTACACGAAATCGATTCTACCACTAATAAGAAGACTGATGAAACTGACAGTGCTCTTGAAGCTGCCAATAAGTCTGCCGATAAAGACTTGCCAATAAGTGTGGTGAATCCAAAAACATACCAATTCTGGTCCGGTTAA
- a CDS encoding uncharacterized protein (EggNog:ENOG503PZR3; COG:S) yields MFTAIRNQFVFVTSKFNHFYFIPLFGLICWYIWCFTLIGMYVGEGSKVYPQFDENASPLPLQRIGVILCPGFFLTFVVIHSIVFCCSIYLEFYHRKIGKLIKFIKPDLQKRLGLASIVVGIMAQIFFIAQSVCGYVFVTQGKRMLNHYAELLATFAILVMISLALNFTNYYIMGQYYRKYVNGERWNKFTISFIVKIIWLVVTIMLAAICCGFYVRGRKDIADVFEWAFHLWYGFLMAFWTYDLYPLTELKSLKRGAEKVPKRRFSFWNKEKVDIVTHVTNADSNLTPSTSQSMRDFDSPGFNYTNYNPSSPV; encoded by the coding sequence ATGTTCACGGCTATCAGAAATCAATTTGTCTTCGTGACTTCGAAGTTTAACCATTTCTACTTCATTCCTTTGTTTGGTTTAATTTGCTGGTACATATGGTGTTTTACCTTGATAGGTATGTACGTGGGAGAAGGTTCTAAGGTGTATCCTCAATTCGATGAGAATGCCTCTCCTTTACCACTCCAAAGAATTGGGGTTATCTTGTGTCCCGGATTCTTTTTGACATTTGTGGTGATACATTCAATTGTGTTCTGTTGCTCGATCTATTTAGAGTTTTACCACAGAAAAATCGGAAAATTGATAAAGTTTATCAAGCCTGATTTGCAGAAAAGATTAGGTTTAGCTTCCATCGTTGTGGGGATCATGGCACAGATTTTTTTTATTGCACAGTCGGTGTGTGGGTACGTGTTTGTGACCCAAGGCAAACGTATGCTCAACCACTACGCCGAGTTGCTAGCCACTTTTGCCatcttggtgatgatcTCGTTGGCGTTGAATTTCACCAATTACTATATTATGGGCCAGTATTATAGGAAGTATGTCAACGGTGAAAGATGGAACAAATTTACCATATCCTTCATTGTTAAGATTatttggttggtggtgacaatCATGTTGGCAGCAATTTGCTGTGGGTTCTACGTCAGAGGCAGAAAGGACATTGCCGATGTGTTTGAATGGGCATTCCATCTTTGGTATGGCTTTTTGATGGCTTTCTGGACTTATGATTTGTACCCATTGACAgagttgaaatcattgaagagAGGGGCAGAAAAGGTTCCTAAGAGAAGGTTCTCCTTCTGGAACAAGGAAAAGGTGGACATTGTCACCCATGTAACCAATGCTGATTCCAACTTGACTCCTTCCACATCTCAATCCATGAGAGACTTCGACTCTCCTGGTTTCAACTACACTAATTACAATCCCTCCAGTCCTGTTTGA